Proteins encoded together in one Ipomoea triloba cultivar NCNSP0323 chromosome 4, ASM357664v1 window:
- the LOC116016333 gene encoding beta-galactosidase 8-like, translated as MRGGGKGAVVVVALLAAMTAAFAATVTYDHRALVIDGKRRVLVSGSIHYPRSTSDMWSDLIQKSKDGGLDVIETYVFWDLHEPTRNQYDFEGRKDLVKFVKLVGEAGLYVHLRIGPYVCAEWNYGGFPLWLHFIPGIEFRTDNQLFKSEMQRFVTKIVDMMKQEKLYASQGGPIILSQIENEYGNVASSYGPRAKSYIKWAANMATSLDTGVPWVMCQQADAPDTIINTCNGFYCDNFSPNSANKPKMWTENWSGWFLAFGRPVPYRPVEDLAFAVARFFQRGGTFQNYYMYHGGTNFGRSTGGPFISTSYDYDAPLDEYGLLRQPKYGHLKDLHKAIKLCEEAMVATDPTTTSLGSNLEATVYKAGSGLCSAFLANFGTQSDATVSFNGNSYHLPAWSVSILPDCKNVALNTAKINSVETITRFVSQSSKASTSQVSLSDWSWFNEPLGISSNNAFSVSRLLEQINTTADKSDYLWYSLSIDIEGDEPFLQDGSRATLHVQSLGHALHAFINGNFTGSGKGSSSSAKVGMDVPVNLVHGRNKIDLLSLTVGLQNYGGHYDVRGAGVTGPVQFKGPDGSSATDLSSHQWTYQVGLKGEEFGLYNGVSSLWTSESSLPTNQPLTWYKGNFDAPDGDTPLAIDFTGMGKGEAWVNGESIGRYWPTNTASDGACTDSCNYKGPYHETKCLRNCGKPSQTFYHVPRSWLKPSGNVLVLFEEEGGDPRQISFATREMASVCSRVSESHPSPVDMWTTDEDAREQAGPTMSLECPLPNQLISSINFASFGTPHGRCGSYSHGQCSSANALSIVQKACIGSRNCSLGVSINTFGDPCVGVTKNLAVEAVCT; from the exons ATGAGAGGAGGAGGAAAAGGTGCAGTAGTAGTGGTGGCTCTGCTGGCGGCGATGACGGCGGCGTTCGCCGCCACCGTGACGTATGACCACCGCGCATTGGTCATCGACGGCAAACGGAGAGTGTTGGTTTCCGGCTCCATTCACTATCCTCGTAGCACTTCCGAT ATGTGGTCGGACTTGATACAAAAATCCAAAGATGGAGGTTTAGATGTCATCGAGACTTATGTTTTCTGGGACTTGCATGAACCAACTCGTAACCAg TATGATTTTGAAGGGAGGAAAGATTTGGTCAAGTTTGTGAAATTGGTTGGAGAAGCAGGTTTATATGTTCATCTCAGAATTGGGCCTTATGTCTGTGCTGAGTGGAACTATGG TGGGTTTCCTCTCTGGTTGCACTTTATACCTGGAATTGAATTTCGAACCGACAATCAGCTATTCAAG TCTGAAATGCAGCGATTCGTTACCAAGATTGTGGACATGATGAAGCAAGAAAAGCTCTATGCATCTCAAGGCGGCCCGATTATATTGTCTCAG ATTGAAAATGAGTATGGTAATGTTGCTTCGAGTTATGGTCCTCGTGCTAAATCTTACATCAAATGGGCAGCAAATATGGCTACTTCTTTAGATACAGGGGTACCCTGGGTTATGTGCCAGCAAGCCGATGCCCCTGATACTATT ATAAACACTTGCAATGGGTtttattgtgataattttaGCCCTAATTCCGCGAACAAACCAAAAATGTGGACAGAGAATTGGAGTGGATG GTTTCTTGCATTTGGTCGCCCTGTGCCTTACAGGCCTGTGGAAGACCTCGCTTTTGCAGTGGCTAGATTCTTTCAGCGCGGTGGAACGTTCCAAAATTATTATATG TATCATGGAGGAACTAACTTTGGTCGATCCACTGGAGGACCCTTTATCTCAACAAGCTATGACTATGATGCTCCGCTAGATGAGTATG GGCTTCTAAGACAACCAAAGTATGGCCACTTGAAAGATCTGCATAAGGCTATAAAGCTTTGCGAGGAGGCTATGGTTGCAACCGATCCTACCACCACTTCTCTTGGCTCGAATTTGGAG GCCACAGTGTATAAGGCAGGATCGGGGTTGTGTTCTGCCTTCCTAGCGAATTTTGGTACCCAATCTGATGCAACGGTTAGCTTTAATGGCAATTCGTATCACTTACCTGCTTGGTCTGTGAGCATCTTACCAGACTGCAAGAATGTGGCACTCAATACTGCAAAG ATAAACTCTGTTGAAACCATCACGAGATTCGTGAGCCAGTCTTCGAAAGCTAGTACATCTCAAGTGTCTCTATCTGATTGGAGCTGGTTTAACGAACCTCTTGGGATTTCTAGCAATAATGCATTTTCAGTATCTCGGTTATTGGAGCAAATAAACACTACAGCTGACAAAAGCGATTATCTGTGGTATTCTCTGAG TATTGACATCGAAGGCGATGAGCCTTTCTTGCAAGATGGATCTCGAGCAACTCTTCACGTGCAATCACTTGGCCACGCACTTCATGCATTTATTAATGGAAACTTTACAG GCAGCGGGAAGGGCAGCAGCAGCAGTGCTAAGGTTGGAATGGATGTTCCTGTCAACCTCGTACATGGGAGAAACAAAATTGATCTCCTGAGTTTAACCGTTGGACTACAG AATTATGGAGGGCATTACGATGTACGAGGGGCGGGGGTTACTGGTCCTGTGCAGTTCAAAGGTCCCGACGGTAGCTCAGCTACTGATCTTTCCTCGCATCAATGGACATATCAg GTTGGGTTGAAAGGTGAAGAATTCGGCTTGTATAATGGAGTTTCCTCGCTCTGGACATCAGAATCTAGTTTACCAACAAACCAACCATTGACATGGTATAAG GGAAATTTTGATGCCCCAGATGGAGATACTCCTCTTGCCATAGATTTCACGGGGATGGGGAAGGGCGAAGCGTGGGTAAATGGCGAAAGCATAGGACGATATTGGCCAACGAATACTGCTTCAGATGGAGCTTGTACTGATTCTTGTAACTATAAGGGACCCTACCACGAAACGAAATGCCTCAGGAATTGTGGAAAACCATCACAGACCTT TTACCACGTGCCTCGATCATGGCTAAAACCAAGTGGAAACGTCCTGGTTTTATTCGAGGAAGAGGGTGGAGATCCAAGACAGATATCGTTTGCAACTCGAGAGATGGCAAGTGTATGCTCGAGAGTTTCAGAGTCTCATCCAAGCCCGGTAGACATGTGGACTACAGATGAAGATGCCCGGGAGCAAGCTGGACCGACCATGTCTCTCGAGTGCCCTCTTCCTAATCAGCTCATTTCTTCAATAAATTTTGCAAGCTTTGGCACTCCCCATGGGAGATGTGGAAGCTATAGCCACGGCCAATGCAGTAGCGCCAACGCTCTTTCCATCGTACAGAAG GCTTGCATTGGATCAAGAAACTGCAGCCTCGGTGTCTCGATCAATACATTTGGTGATCCGTGTGTGGGAGTTACGAAGAATTTAGCTGTAGAAGCAGTCTGTACATGA
- the LOC116016335 gene encoding uncharacterized protein LOC116016335 yields the protein MIEMKKMDMKKLCLVLALLLLLQASIAQSQGKGNGNNNGNNNGNGNNGNNNGNDNNGNNNGNNNNGNDNGNDNNGNGNGNGNNGNNNGNDNNGNGNGNDNGKESDKDITHYKMMSKVPKSGQERAFCKAKGACYYKTLTCPAECPERKPKKNKKKKGCFINCGSKCEAVCKWRKPKCSGYGSLCYDPRFVGGDGVMFYFHGAKGADFAIVSDENLHINAHFIGTRPQGRTRDFTWVQALAVMFDSHTLVLAAKRVSKWDDNVDSLMVKWDGETVNVPTDGEAEWRINTGERSVVVERTDDVNTLKLTVSGLLELAAKVVPIGEQENRSHNYQIPADNAFAHLETQFKFFALSDSVEGVLGKTYQPGYESPVKRGVAMPMMGGEDKYQTPSLYSPLCKHCRFQRPSGISTM from the exons ATGATTGAAATGAAGAAGATGGATATGAAAAAATTGTGCCTTGTATTGGCTCTCCTGCTTCTCTTGCAGGCTAGCATAGCCCAGTCTCAAGGCAAAGGCAATGGCAATAATAATGGCAACAACAATGGGAATGGCAATAATGGCAACAACAACGGGAATGACAACAATGGCAACAACAACGGGAATAACAACAATGGGAACGACAATGGGAATGACAATAATGGCAACGGCAATGGGAATGGCAATAATGGCAACAACAACGGGAATGACAACAATGGGAACGGGAATGGAAATGACAATGGCAAGGAGAGCGATAAAGATATTACACACTACAAAATGATGTCAAAAGTACCAAAATCGGGGCAAGAACGAGCCTTCTGCAAAGCCAAGGGAGCTTGTTACTACAAGACACTCACCTGCCCTGCTGAGTGCCCTGAGAGGAAGCccaagaagaacaagaagaagaaggggtGCTTTATCAACTGTGGTAGCAAGTGTGAAGCTGTCTGCAAAT GGAGAAAGCCCAAGTGCAGTGGCTATGGCTCTCTGTGCTATGACCCGCGCTTCGTGGGGGGCGATGGAGTCATGTTCTACTTCCATGGAGCAAAAGGGGCAGACTTTGCAATAGTCTCAGATGAAAACCTGCACATCAATGCACACTTCATAGGGACAAGACCACAAGGGAGGACTCGCGATTTCACCTGGGTTCAAGCTCTTGCTGTCATGTTTGATTCCCACACTCTAGTCCTTGCAGCAAAGAGAGTCTCAAAATGGGATGACAATGTGGATTCCCTCATGGTGAAGTGGGATGGGGAGACGGTAAATGTCCCCACAGATGGGGAAGCTGAGTGGAGAATTAACACAGGAGAAAGATCAGTGGTGGTTGAGAGAACAGATGATGTTAACACATTGAAACTCACAGTCTCTGGCCTCCTAGAATTGGCTGCAAAGGTTGTCCCCATAGGAGAACAAGAAAACAGGTCTCATAACTACCAGATACCTGCAGATAATGCTTTTGCTCACCTGGAAACACAGTTCAAATTCTTCGCCCTCTCGGATTCTGTGGAAGGAGTTCTGGGCAAGACTTACCAGCCAGGATACGAGAGCCCGGTTAAGAGAGGCGTGGCTATGCCTATGATGGGCGGGGAAGACAAATACCAAACCCCATCACTCTACTCACCTCTCTGCAAGCATTGCAGGTTCCAGAGACCTTCTGGGATTAGCacaatgtaa
- the LOC116016334 gene encoding serine/threonine-protein kinase GRIK2 codes for MFTKKQPVVKVAEMGCCGCFGFSFLFSRKPKNGSRSSRGLGLSTHPSQEPLLDEDVEEDVEEDDVGSYNGDDGSDTGNGDDGTDTGNGDDGEYRSPVRRSEDILISRAQNGFSCREFPVKETHRLVRSEDENGSKMVNEYVHKYKIGSGSYGKVVLYQSSLDGKYYAIKAFHKSHLLKQRVAPSETAMSDVLREVLIMKMLSHPNIVNLFEVIDDPRTDHFYMVLEYVEGKWIFEGSGSPGGGLGEVTARRYLRDIVSGLMYLHSHNIIHGDIKPDNLLVSATGTVKIADFSVSQAFENDDDELRRSPGTPVFTAPECCLGLTYHGKAADTWAVGVTLYCMILGKYPFLGDTLQDTYDKIVNDPLCLPDDLNPTLKNLLDGILCKDPRQRMSLRDVSEHEWVIGDHGPVPQHDCWCQRMKLQTDASIGNSADTLT; via the exons ATGTTCACAAAGAAACAGCCTGTTGTTAAAGTGGCAGAGATGGGTTGCTGTGGATGTTTTGGATTCTCTTTCTTGTTTTCAAGAAAGCCTAAAAATGGGTCGAGATCCAGCAGGGGATTGGGATTGAGCACCCACCCTTCACAGGAACCCTTGTTGGATGAAGATGTGGAAGAAGATGTGGAAGAGGATGATGTTGGCTCATATAATGGTGATGATGGGTCTGATACTGGTAATGGAGATGATGGGACTGATACTGGTAATGGAGATGATGGCGAATATCGGAGCCCAGTCAGGCGTTCTGAGGATATTCTCATAAGCAGAGCTCAAAATGGATTTAGTTGTAGAGAATTTCCTGTTAAGGAAACCCACAGATTGGTGCGCTCAGAG GATGAAAACGGGAGCAAGATGGTTAATGAATATGTTCATAAATATAAGATTGGTTCTGGTAGCTATGGAAAAGTG GTTCTTTATCAAAGCTCTCTAGATGGAAAGTATTATGCTATAAAG GCCTTTCACAAGTCTCACTTGCTTAAGCAGCGGGTTGCCCCATCAGAGACTGCCATGAGTGATGTTCTTCGTGAG GTTTTGATCATGAAAATGCTAAGCCACCCCAATATAGTTAACCTCTTTGAGGTGATTGATGACCCAAGAACCGATCACTTCTATATGG TTCTTGAATATGTGGAAGGCAAATGGATCTTCGAAGGTTCTGGTTCACCAGGTGGTGGTCTTGGAGAAGTCACTGCACGCAGATACCTGCGGGATATAGTTTCTGGCTTAATGTATCTTCATTCTCAT AATATAATACACGGGGATATTAAACCTGATAATCTTTTAGTTTCTGCAACTGGCACAGTGAAGATTGCTGATTTTAGTGTCAGCCAGGCTTTTGAG AATGATGACGATGAGCTCCGTCGGTCTCCTGGAACTCCTGTTTTCACTGCACCAGAGTGCTGCTTGGGTCTGACTTATCATGGAAAAGCTGCTGACACTTGGGCAGTTGGTGTGACCCTATATTGCATGATTTTGGGAAAATACCCATTTCTTGGAGACACACTTCAGGACACATATGATAAG ATAGTAAACGACCCGCTTTGCCTTCCTGACGATTTAAATCCTACTCTAAAGAATTTGCTTGATGGGATTCTCTGTAAAG ATCCTAGGCAAAGGATGAGTCTCCGGGATGTATCAGAACACGAGTGGGTCATCGGAGATCACGGACCCGTACCTCAGCACGATTGCTGGTGCCAGAGAATGAAACTGCAAACGGACGCGTCTATTGGCAACTCGGCGGATACTCTCACTTGA
- the LOC116016337 gene encoding probable pyridoxal 5'-phosphate synthase subunit PDX2 yields MAVGVLALQGSFNEHIAVLKRLGVKGIEIRKAEQLQSVSSLIIPGGESTTMAKLAEFHNLFPALREFVKMGKPVWGTCAGLIFLADKAVGQKTGGQELIGGLNCTVHRNFFGSQIQSFETELAIPEVAAKEGGPPTFRAVFIRAPAILEVGPDVQILADVPASSVITESAESGQKVIVAVKQGNMLATAFHPELTADTRWHSYFLKMVPEFGGTSSMITTTGEGSSFYERPRIDLPVFQ; encoded by the exons ATGGCAGTTGGGGTGCTAGCTTTACAGGGATCTTTTAACGAACACATAGCAG TGCTGAAGAGGCTTGGAGTGAAGGGAATAGAAATAAGGAAGGCAGAGCAGCTGCAGAGTGTCTCCTCTCTCATCATCCCTGGCGGTGAAAGCACCACCATGGCTAAGCTCGCCGAGTTTCACAACCTG TTTCCTGCATTGCGCGAGTTTGTGAAAATGGGAAAGCCAGTATGGGGGACTTGTGCAGGCCTTATTTTCTTGGCAGATAAAGCAGTTG GGCAGAAAACTGGAGGGCAGGAACTCATTGGTGGCCTCAATTGTACTGTTCATCGAAACTTTTTCGGAAGCCAG ATTCAAAGCTTTGAGACCGAGCTTGCTATTCCTGAAGTTGCAGCCAAAGAAGGTGGTCCTCCAACATTCCGTGCTGTTTTTATTCGTGCGCCTGCAATCCTTGAAGTAGGCCCAGATGTTCAGATTCTGGCAGATGTTCCAGCCTCATCTGTGATAACT GAATCCGCTGAGTCTGGGCAGAAAGTGATCGTTGCTGTAAAACAAGGGAATATGTTAGCTACTGCTTTTCACCCTGAACTGACTGCTGATACACGGTG GCATAGTTACTTTTTGAAAATGGTGCCTGAATTTGGAGGAACATCAAGTATGATCACAACAACTGGTGAAGGTTCCAGCTTTTATGAACGACCAAGAATTGATCTTCCAGTTTTTCAATAG
- the LOC116015087 gene encoding fasciclin-like arabinogalactan protein 12, with the protein MKHHFLVLLFLVIVLQCCSIRLAEAQAAGPAPSGPTNITKILEKAGQFTTFMRLLKITQVSDQINNQLNNSNQGLTVFAPTDNAFSGLKAGTLNSLTDQEKVELVQFHVLSSFFSMSQFQTASNPLKTQAGDSAGSFPLNVTTAGNQVNVSTGVVDSTVANTVYTDGQLAVYQVDKVLLPISLFGPPAPAAAPAPGKAKKKAKAADSPVSGEDASPTSSSGAVGVVDVHGMVAAVVIGVASIVFML; encoded by the coding sequence atgaaGCATCATTTCCTTGTTCTCCTCTTCCTAGTTATTGTTCTCCAATGTTGTTCTATAAGGTTAGCTGAAGCACAAGCCGCCGGACCGGCGCCTTCTGGTCCGACCAACATTACAAAAATCCTCGAAAAAGCCGGCCAGTTCACGACATTCATGCGGCTCCTTAAGATCACTCAGGTTTCTGATCAGATCAACAATCAGCTCAATAATTCTAACCAGGGATTGACGGTTTTCGCCCCGACGGATAATGCGTTTTCCGGCCTAAAAGCCGGCACTCTTAATTCCCTGACCGATCAGGAGAAAGTGGAATTGGTTCAATTTCATGTTCTTTCATCGTTCTTTTCAATGTCGCAGTTCCAAACGGCGAGTAATCCGTTGAAGACGCAGGCCGGGGATAGCGCGGGGTCGTTTCCGCTGAACGTGACGACAGCGGGGAATCAGGTTAACGTCAGCACTGGCGTGGTGGATTCCACGGTGGCAAACACGGTTTACACGGACGGACAGCTGGCGGTTTATCAGGTGGACAAGGTGCTTCTTCCTATTAGCCTGTTTGGCCCGCCGGCTCCCGCGGCGGCTCCCGCGCCGGGGAAGGCGAAGAAGAAGGCGAAGGCCGCGGACAGTCCCGTCTCCGGCGAAGACGCTTCGCCGACGAGCAGTTCCGGCGCGGTTGGGGTTGTGGACGTGCATGGCATGGTGGCGGCGGTGGTTATTGGGGTTGCTTCGATTGTTTTCATGTTGTAA
- the LOC116016852 gene encoding ABC transporter F family member 4 — MTKNQGVTDRTRSKKISGNRTENKKNPNTASKGAARFNDDEIETVVVPSSSTESENDDVSDAEEVGGVELGSEEKVSDTEGEEEEEDEEEEAENGGIQSVSDEIVDDTEEEEDEVEVKSNANGDRRRKGEKLEEKRGSKNKREEEKESERVVKKAKSNAGTSQRTKQAKEKNSKDVAKENGGVAAKQAKVTKNEEKKSKQKKNGEKEKEKKSEGKKEQVLKNAKTSGKTARSGNNGAKDNKQKGNQKSRVEESKGKTKNTTKKEKPNGNSTHGSNKKIDEEKTQKRKNRQEEDEEVRGKVAKKVKVSGDKHQSSKDKKEDSKIKKKGKLVEADEDAREKVVAKKLKSNGQSSQLSKDKMDDKMSKQAKKVETGKQDRSHEKKVENGAKRGGDANRKNNNTVSEKRKMIEEEVDDDDDKCESVLYTFPMSRISRMIKSENSKIKMSQEATFVINKATEKFLELFCKEAYACAFLDRKSHVGYNHLSSVVSKRQRFDFLSDYVPEKIKAEVALADAEKVG; from the exons atgacgAAGAATCAAGGAGTAACCGATAGAACGAGAAGCAAAAAAATCTCTGGAAATCGTACAGAGAACAAAAAGAACCCCAACACTGCTTCCAAAGGGGCGGCGAGGTTCAACGACGACGAGATTGAGACCGTTGTGGTACCATCTTCAAGCACCGAATCGGAAAACGACGACGTAAGCGATGCAGAAGAAGTCGGAGGGGTTGAGCTCGGCTCTGAAGAAAAGGTGAGCGATACGGAAggggaggaagaagaagaagacgaggAGGAGGAGGCAGAAAACGGAGGAATTCAGTCCGTTAGTGATGAAATTGTAGATGAtacggaagaggaagaggacgaGGTGGAGGTTAAGAGCAATGCCAATGGCGATCGGCGGCGAAAAGGAGAGAAATTAGAGGAAAAGCGTGGTAGTAAGAACAAAAGGGAGGAAGAAAAGGAGAGTGAGCGGGTAGTGAAAAAGGCGAAGAGCAATGCCGGTACATCTCAACGAACTAAGCAGGCGAAGGAGAAAAATAGCAAAGATGTGGCTAAGGAGAATGGAGGTGTAGCTGCTAAGCAGGCGAAGGTCACTAAGAACGAAGAGAAAAAGAGTAAGCAGAAGAAGAATGGggaaaaggagaaagaaaagaagagtGAAGGGAAGAAAGAGCAGGTGTTGAAAAACGCAAAGACCAGTGGCAAGACAGCTCGCAGTGGTAACAATGGAGCAAAGGATAACAAGCAGAAGGGGAATCAGAAAAGCCGAGTGGAGGAGAGTAAAGGAAAGACAAAAAATActacaaaaaaggaaaaacccaatgggaattCAACCCATGGAAGCAACAAAAAAATAGATGAGGAGAAGACTCAGAAGAGGAAGAACAGACAGGAAGAGGATGAGGAGGTTAGAGGGAAAGTAGCTAAAAAGGTGAAGGTTAGTGGTGATAAGCATCAATCAAGCAAGGACAAGAAAGAGGACAGTAAGAtcaagaagaaaggaaaattggTGGAAGCAGATGAAGATGCTAGAGAAAAGGTTGTAGCAAAGAAGCTCAAGAGTAATGGACAGAGTAGTCAGCTAAGCAAGGATAAAATGGATGATAAAATGAGCAAGCAAGCAAAGAAAGTTGAAACAGGGAAACAGGATAGAAGTCATgaaaagaaagtagaaaatGGGGCAAAGAGAGGTGGTGATGCTAATAGGAAAAACAATAACACAGTGTcagagaaaaggaaaatgatagagGAAgaggttgatgatgatgatgataagtgTGAGAGTGTATTGTATACATTTCCAATGAGTCGAATTAGTAGGATGATAAAGAgtgaaaattctaaaattaaaatgtctCAAGAAGCAACTTTTGTCATCAACAAAGCCACG GAAAAGTTTCTTGAGCTATTCTGCAAGGAGGCTTATGCTTGTGCTTTTCTGGATCGTAAATCTCATGTTGGATATAACCATCTCT CATCTGTTGTTTCCAAAAGGCAGAGATTCGACTTTCTCTCAG ATTATGTCCCTGAAAAGATAAAAGCCGAGGTGGCGTTAGCAGATGCAGAAAAAGTTGGTTAG